In a single window of the Methylococcus sp. Mc7 genome:
- a CDS encoding phage holin family protein — protein MVAFLVHLFFTAALLLLVAHLVRGVEVEGWGSAILGAIMLGLVNAFVRPVMVLLTLPFTILSFGLFLLVVNAFMLWLVSVLVPGIRVRGFASALLGSLLLTLLNMGVASLMGPV, from the coding sequence GTGGTTGCGTTTCTCGTGCATCTCTTTTTCACGGCGGCCCTGCTGCTGCTGGTGGCCCATCTCGTGCGAGGAGTCGAGGTGGAAGGCTGGGGTTCGGCGATTCTCGGCGCCATCATGCTGGGCCTGGTGAACGCCTTCGTGCGGCCGGTCATGGTGCTGCTCACCCTGCCGTTCACGATTCTGAGCTTCGGGCTCTTCCTCCTGGTGGTCAACGCCTTCATGCTATGGCTGGTGTCGGTCCTGGTTCCGGGCATCCGCGTCCGTGGTTTCGCTTCGGCCTTGTTGGGGAGCCTCCTGCTCACGCTGCTCAACATGGGCGTCGCCTCCCTCATGGGACCGGTGTGA
- a CDS encoding DUF4340 domain-containing protein, giving the protein MKSRMLLNLSLLAALAVLGVIAYFEPGKKELAETPLTQVEIDEVDTLSLQQGDETIVLAKKDGRWWVSAPFSAPANDFRVRQLLEIAKTTSDASYPLEPEELAKFELDKPIASLTVGDAVLVFGGADPINMRRYVRIGDTLHLVRDDFSRHLTAQATDYVDKKLLPEDARIQEIALPEWKARLGQDGKWVFEPPQEGGETHIGDLLTNWQSARAIDVKHLDKTAEGQKLHIGLANGESVDFVIVQREPELLLVRQDYGLQYEVVGEPARRLLSLNPKPAETKAEEASPQSSPAPESPMEDGGAEEIEAD; this is encoded by the coding sequence ATGAAATCTCGGATGCTGCTCAATCTTTCCCTGCTGGCCGCCCTGGCCGTGCTCGGCGTCATCGCCTATTTCGAGCCCGGCAAAAAGGAGCTCGCCGAGACGCCGCTGACCCAGGTGGAGATCGACGAGGTCGATACCCTGAGCTTGCAGCAGGGCGACGAGACCATCGTCCTGGCGAAGAAGGACGGGCGTTGGTGGGTGTCGGCGCCGTTTTCCGCACCGGCCAACGACTTCCGGGTTCGCCAGTTGCTGGAGATCGCGAAAACCACCAGCGACGCCAGCTATCCGCTCGAGCCGGAAGAACTGGCCAAGTTCGAACTGGACAAGCCCATCGCCAGCCTGACCGTGGGCGACGCGGTGCTGGTCTTCGGCGGAGCCGATCCCATCAACATGCGGCGCTACGTTCGCATCGGGGACACCCTGCATCTGGTGCGCGACGATTTCTCGCGTCATCTGACGGCCCAGGCGACGGACTACGTCGACAAGAAGCTGCTGCCGGAGGACGCGCGCATCCAGGAGATCGCCTTGCCCGAATGGAAAGCGCGGCTGGGGCAGGACGGCAAATGGGTTTTCGAGCCGCCGCAGGAGGGGGGGGAGACCCACATCGGCGATCTGCTGACCAACTGGCAGTCGGCGCGCGCGATCGACGTCAAGCACCTGGACAAGACGGCCGAAGGGCAAAAACTCCACATCGGTTTGGCGAACGGGGAGTCGGTGGACTTCGTCATCGTCCAGCGCGAACCCGAGTTGCTGCTGGTCCGCCAGGATTACGGGCTCCAGTATGAAGTCGTGGGCGAGCCGGCCAGGCGCCTGCTCAGCCTGAATCCCAAGCCTGCCGAAACCAAGGCCGAGGAAGCGTCTCCACAGTCCTCGCCGGCCCCCGAATCTCCGATGGAAGATGGCGGGGCCGAGGAAATCGAGGCGGACTGA
- a CDS encoding DUF4381 domain-containing protein: MEQQLDLRDIHLPPAVGWWPPAPGWWLAPLLAIALILILRIVWRRLIRNPLRKAVLRELAAIEALDGLEPAEKIGRVSILLRRACLTLYPRQEVAGLTGPAWLETLDSVLGGHRFRDGPGRCLIESPYSPGSEADPAALFALCRDWARKLPRPRHRSL, translated from the coding sequence ATGGAGCAGCAACTCGATCTCCGCGACATCCATCTGCCCCCCGCAGTGGGCTGGTGGCCTCCCGCGCCCGGCTGGTGGCTGGCGCCGCTGCTCGCCATCGCGCTGATCCTGATCCTGCGGATCGTGTGGAGACGCCTCATCCGCAACCCGCTCAGAAAAGCAGTGCTGCGCGAGCTGGCCGCAATCGAAGCCTTGGACGGGCTCGAGCCGGCCGAGAAGATCGGGCGGGTCTCGATCCTGCTGCGGCGCGCCTGCCTGACTCTCTATCCGCGCCAGGAGGTGGCGGGACTGACCGGCCCAGCCTGGCTGGAAACGCTGGATTCCGTGCTGGGCGGCCACCGGTTCCGCGACGGCCCCGGCCGCTGCCTGATCGAGAGTCCCTACAGCCCCGGCAGCGAAGCGGACCCGGCCGCCCTGTTCGCCCTCTGCCGGGACTGGGCCCGTAAACTCCCCAGACCCCGGCACCGCTCGCTCTGA
- the hemW gene encoding radical SAM family heme chaperone HemW, with the protein MLKRPPLGLYIHVPWCVRKCPYCDFNSHRFEGILPERDYIAALLNDLARDADRVRGRRVESVFIGGGTPSLLSPEAIGLLLDGVRSRIALAADAEITLEANPGTAESAKFKGFREAGVNRLSIGAQSFDDAKLAALGRIHDGHAAIEAATMAREAGFANFNLDLMFGLPNQTVAEAERDVETAIALGPTHLSFYQLTLEPNTLFHRFPPALPDDDDIWNIQRAGQALLAEHGYRQYEVSAYARDGFRCRHNLNYWRFGDYLGIGAGAHGKITDPASGRVTRLWKTRHPAQYLETLGIGGEHLVNPENLPFEFLMNHLRLRDGFELGGFTEGTGLEAYALEPALSECLSERLLERSGCLIRCTDAGWNFLDDVLQRFLPPA; encoded by the coding sequence ATGCTGAAACGGCCCCCATTGGGACTCTACATCCACGTGCCCTGGTGCGTGCGCAAGTGTCCGTACTGCGATTTCAACTCCCACCGCTTCGAGGGAATCCTGCCGGAACGCGATTATATCGCGGCCTTGTTGAATGATCTGGCGCGGGACGCGGACAGGGTAAGGGGCCGCCGCGTCGAATCGGTCTTCATTGGCGGCGGCACGCCCAGCCTGCTGAGCCCGGAAGCCATCGGACTCCTGCTGGATGGCGTCAGGTCGCGCATCGCCCTGGCCGCCGACGCCGAAATCACGCTCGAAGCCAATCCCGGCACGGCGGAAAGCGCCAAATTCAAGGGCTTCCGCGAAGCCGGCGTCAACCGCCTGTCGATCGGCGCGCAGAGCTTCGACGACGCCAAGCTCGCGGCTCTGGGCCGCATCCACGACGGCCACGCCGCCATCGAGGCGGCGACGATGGCGCGCGAGGCCGGATTCGCCAACTTCAACCTGGACCTGATGTTCGGCCTGCCGAACCAGACCGTCGCCGAGGCGGAACGGGATGTGGAAACGGCCATCGCGCTGGGGCCAACCCATCTCTCCTTCTACCAGCTCACGCTCGAACCCAACACCCTGTTCCACCGTTTTCCGCCCGCCCTGCCGGATGACGACGATATTTGGAACATCCAGCGCGCCGGCCAAGCCCTGCTCGCCGAACACGGCTACCGCCAATATGAGGTCTCGGCCTATGCCCGCGACGGCTTCCGCTGCCGCCACAACCTGAACTATTGGCGCTTCGGCGACTATTTAGGCATCGGCGCCGGTGCTCATGGCAAGATCACCGACCCGGCGTCCGGACGGGTCACGCGGCTATGGAAAACCCGCCACCCCGCGCAATACCTGGAAACCTTAGGCATCGGCGGCGAGCACCTCGTCAATCCGGAGAACCTGCCCTTCGAATTCCTGATGAACCACTTGCGGCTGCGGGATGGTTTCGAGCTTGGCGGCTTCACCGAAGGCACGGGACTGGAGGCTTACGCCCTGGAACCAGCCCTGTCGGAATGCCTGAGCGAGAGACTGCTGGAGCGCTCGGGCTGCCTTATCCGCTGTACCGACGCCGGCTGGAATTTTCTCGACGACGTGTTGCAGCGCTTCCTTCCGCCTGCCTGA
- a CDS encoding ABC transporter permease subunit, which produces MMAFTIAARELRTLFLSPLAWSVLGVIQIILGYMFLAQLDYFLMVQPRMAGMEDMPGVTDLIVAPLFGNAGVILLLVTPLLTMRLISEERRNRTLSLLFTAPVSMTDIILGKYLGVFFFLLIMVGMLALMPLSLLMGGALDLGKLASCILALVLLLAGFAAVGLYISASSNQPTVAAVATFGALLLLWIIDWTGGAEGNANGVLQYLSLLRHYEALLKGLVSTTDLIYFLLFILTFLVLSVHRLDNDRLQK; this is translated from the coding sequence ATGATGGCGTTCACGATCGCAGCGCGCGAATTGCGCACCCTCTTTCTGTCGCCGCTGGCCTGGTCCGTGCTCGGCGTGATCCAGATCATCCTGGGCTACATGTTCCTGGCTCAGCTCGACTATTTCCTGATGGTCCAGCCGCGGATGGCCGGCATGGAGGACATGCCCGGCGTGACCGACCTGATCGTGGCACCGCTGTTCGGCAATGCCGGCGTCATCCTCCTTCTGGTGACCCCGCTGCTCACCATGCGCCTGATCAGCGAGGAGCGCCGCAACCGGACCCTGAGCCTGCTGTTCACCGCGCCGGTGTCGATGACCGACATCATCCTGGGCAAATACCTGGGCGTGTTCTTCTTCCTGCTGATCATGGTCGGCATGTTGGCGCTCATGCCGCTGTCCCTGCTGATGGGGGGGGCGCTCGACCTCGGCAAGCTGGCTTCCTGTATCCTGGCCCTGGTGCTGCTGCTGGCCGGTTTCGCCGCGGTGGGCCTTTACATCTCGGCCTCGTCCAACCAGCCCACGGTGGCGGCGGTCGCGACCTTCGGCGCCTTGCTGCTGCTGTGGATCATCGATTGGACCGGCGGCGCGGAAGGCAATGCCAATGGCGTGCTGCAGTACCTGTCCCTGCTGCGGCACTACGAAGCCTTGCTGAAAGGTTTGGTTTCGACCACCGACCTGATCTATTTCCTCCTGTTCATCCTGACGTTCCTGGTCCTGAGCGTCCACCGTCTGGATAACGACCGGCTGCAAAAATGA
- a CDS encoding MBOAT family protein: protein MLFNSYEFLFFFLPAVLAGFYGLLRYRSDLAIAWLALASLFFYGWWNPACVLLLLASIGFNFLAGRRISLMPEGSTARKWLLAGSIAADLALLGYYKYANFFVRAVNDLAGTHWRLEEIVLPLGISFFTFTQIAFLVDAYRGRAREYRFVPYLLFVTYFPHLIAGPILHHGEMMPQFSRDQGGRRTADDFAAGFTLFLFGLCKKTVLADGIAPHAQQLFVAAQSQPPMFLESWIGALAYTLQLYFDFSGYSDMAIGLSLLFGIRLPVNFDSPYKAADIADFWRRWHMTLSRFLRDYLYIPLGGNRCAPWRHSLNLFLTMLLGGFWHGANWTYLAWGALHGTYLVIHHGWRRLRQRVGWDADPVSRPARWAGRLLTFLAVVFGWVLFRADSLATAGGILRGMLGLNGLALPAGLKDGALGGRLTAEGWKFSESPLLHGAGPVLWIAALLLVALAMPNTNEIFARFRPSLNMARGVPREARFWQWRPDPGWALLSIAVGVAAVCSISELSEFIYFQF from the coding sequence ATGCTGTTCAATTCCTACGAATTCCTGTTCTTCTTCCTGCCGGCCGTGCTTGCCGGCTTCTACGGCCTCCTCCGGTATCGCAGCGATCTCGCGATCGCCTGGCTGGCGCTGGCCTCGCTGTTCTTTTACGGCTGGTGGAATCCGGCCTGCGTCCTGCTGTTGCTGGCCTCGATCGGTTTCAATTTTCTCGCCGGCCGGCGGATCAGCCTGATGCCGGAAGGGTCGACGGCGCGAAAGTGGCTGCTGGCCGGTTCGATCGCCGCCGACCTCGCCCTGCTGGGCTACTACAAATACGCCAATTTCTTCGTACGCGCAGTGAACGATCTGGCCGGCACGCACTGGCGGCTGGAGGAGATCGTGCTGCCCTTGGGCATCTCCTTCTTCACCTTCACGCAGATCGCCTTCCTGGTCGATGCGTACCGGGGCCGGGCGCGGGAATACCGTTTCGTGCCCTATCTTCTGTTCGTCACTTATTTTCCCCACCTGATCGCTGGCCCCATCCTGCACCACGGCGAGATGATGCCGCAGTTTTCGAGGGATCAGGGCGGCCGACGGACGGCCGACGATTTCGCCGCGGGGTTCACCTTGTTCCTGTTCGGTTTGTGCAAGAAGACCGTGCTGGCCGACGGCATCGCGCCCCATGCCCAGCAGTTGTTCGTGGCGGCGCAGAGCCAGCCGCCGATGTTTCTGGAAAGCTGGATCGGCGCCCTCGCCTATACCTTACAGCTCTATTTCGATTTTTCCGGCTACTCCGACATGGCGATCGGCCTGTCGCTGCTGTTCGGCATCCGTTTACCCGTCAACTTCGATTCGCCCTACAAGGCGGCGGACATCGCCGATTTCTGGCGGCGCTGGCACATGACGCTGTCCCGCTTCCTGCGCGACTACCTCTACATTCCCCTGGGCGGCAACCGCTGCGCGCCCTGGCGGCACAGCCTGAACCTGTTTCTCACCATGCTGCTGGGCGGGTTCTGGCACGGCGCCAACTGGACCTATCTGGCCTGGGGCGCGCTCCACGGCACCTACCTCGTCATCCATCACGGCTGGCGTAGGTTGCGGCAGCGCGTGGGGTGGGACGCCGACCCCGTTTCCCGTCCGGCGCGCTGGGCGGGGAGACTCCTCACCTTCCTCGCCGTGGTGTTCGGCTGGGTGCTGTTCCGTGCCGACAGCTTGGCGACTGCCGGCGGCATCCTGCGCGGCATGCTGGGCTTGAACGGGCTGGCGCTTCCGGCCGGGCTGAAAGACGGCGCGCTGGGCGGGCGCTTGACGGCGGAAGGCTGGAAGTTCAGTGAGTCCCCACTGCTGCACGGCGCCGGGCCCGTCCTGTGGATCGCGGCCTTGTTGCTGGTTGCCCTCGCCATGCCCAACACCAATGAAATCTTCGCCCGCTTCAGGCCCAGCCTGAACATGGCGAGGGGCGTCCCGCGCGAAGCACGGTTCTGGCAATGGCGGCCGGATCCGGGCTGGGCGCTCCTGAGCATCGCCGTCGGCGTGGCCGCGGTGTGCTCGATTTCCGAGCTGAGCGAATTCATCTACTTCCAGTTCTGA
- a CDS encoding GldG family protein: MKINRKTHMELRLQNLLFTLLFLGVVALAAWLSTRYSVQFDWTAAHRHTLSEASVKVLDMLKEPVRVTAYARETKSLRDQISDQVGRYSRHKKDLSLSFVNPDTQPDKVRELGISVDGELVIEYQGRSENVQEANETTITNALQRLARAKDQRIVFLEGHGERSPSERASHDLGQFGDELGRKGLTVSTVNLGVTPKIPENTDVLVIASPNANLLPGEVSLIGDWVKQGGNLLWMIDSGSLKGLGPLAQQLGVQVLPGTVVDASTQLFGIDDPTFALVAEYPPHAITYGFQTMTLFPSALALDAVQDNHDFEREALLNTLARSWTETGPIEGKISFDADKGERQGPLHIAYVLTRELKAEPKEGEKKDGAEAARPREQRIVVVGDGDFLSNAFLGNGGNLNLGLNMINWLSQNDQFINIPAKTSPDRDLQLTPLASGIIGFGFLIVLPVALIGSGVLIWWRRRQR, translated from the coding sequence ATGAAGATCAACCGCAAGACTCACATGGAGCTGCGGCTCCAGAACCTGCTGTTCACCCTGTTGTTCCTCGGCGTGGTGGCTCTGGCCGCCTGGCTGAGCACCCGCTATTCCGTCCAGTTCGACTGGACCGCCGCGCACCGCCATACGTTGTCCGAAGCCAGCGTCAAGGTGTTGGACATGCTGAAGGAGCCGGTCCGGGTGACGGCCTATGCCCGCGAGACCAAGAGCCTGCGCGACCAGATCAGTGACCAGGTCGGCCGCTACAGCCGGCACAAGAAGGACTTGAGCCTGAGCTTCGTCAATCCCGATACCCAGCCGGACAAGGTCCGCGAACTGGGCATTTCGGTCGACGGCGAGCTGGTCATCGAATACCAGGGCCGCAGCGAAAACGTGCAGGAGGCGAACGAGACCACCATCACCAATGCGCTGCAGCGCCTGGCCCGGGCCAAGGATCAGCGCATCGTGTTCCTGGAAGGCCACGGCGAGCGTTCGCCCAGCGAACGCGCCAGCCACGACCTGGGCCAGTTCGGCGACGAGCTGGGGCGCAAGGGCCTCACCGTATCCACGGTGAACCTGGGCGTGACGCCGAAGATCCCCGAGAACACCGACGTGCTGGTCATCGCCAGCCCGAACGCCAATCTGCTGCCGGGCGAGGTGAGCCTGATCGGCGACTGGGTGAAGCAGGGCGGCAACCTCCTGTGGATGATCGATTCCGGCAGCCTCAAAGGCCTCGGCCCGCTCGCCCAGCAGCTCGGCGTGCAGGTGCTGCCGGGCACGGTGGTGGACGCATCGACCCAGTTGTTCGGTATCGACGATCCCACCTTCGCCCTGGTCGCCGAATATCCGCCGCATGCGATCACCTATGGCTTCCAGACCATGACCCTGTTCCCGTCCGCGCTGGCGCTGGACGCGGTGCAGGACAACCATGACTTCGAGCGCGAGGCGCTGCTGAACACCCTCGCGCGCTCCTGGACCGAGACCGGCCCCATCGAGGGCAAGATCAGCTTCGATGCCGACAAGGGCGAACGCCAGGGTCCGCTGCACATCGCCTATGTCCTGACCCGCGAACTCAAGGCCGAGCCGAAGGAAGGGGAAAAGAAGGACGGCGCCGAGGCGGCCAGGCCTCGGGAACAGCGCATCGTGGTGGTCGGCGACGGCGATTTCCTATCCAACGCCTTTCTCGGCAACGGCGGCAATCTCAATCTCGGCCTCAACATGATCAACTGGCTGAGCCAAAATGACCAGTTCATCAACATTCCCGCCAAGACCTCGCCGGACCGCGACCTGCAGCTCACGCCGCTGGCTTCGGGCATCATCGGCTTCGGGTTCTTGATCGTGCTCCCGGTGGCGCTGATCGGCAGCGGCGTGCTGATCTGGTGGCGGCGGCGCCAGCGTTGA
- the mutM gene encoding bifunctional DNA-formamidopyrimidine glycosylase/DNA-(apurinic or apyrimidinic site) lyase, which produces MPELPEVETTRRGIAPHIAGRRIVDVRVREPRLRWPVPADLAETLAGRRVEDVRRRGKYLLLDFEGGTLIAHLGMSGSFRICEPNLPPRKHDHADLVFEGAVCLRYHDPRRFGCLLWTADPPERHPLLAELGPEPLEGEFDGAHLHRLAAGRNTAVKSFIMDSHVVVGVGNIYANEALFLAGIHPGRSAGKIGLARYRNLAGRIAEVLAASIEQGGTTLRDFVNESGAPGYFQQVLRVYDRAGQPCRVCGEPIRCIRLGQRATYYCPRCQR; this is translated from the coding sequence ATGCCCGAACTGCCCGAAGTCGAAACCACCCGCCGCGGCATCGCCCCGCACATCGCCGGGCGGCGAATCGTCGATGTGAGGGTGAGGGAGCCGCGGCTACGCTGGCCGGTCCCCGCTGATCTGGCGGAGACGCTGGCCGGCCGGCGGGTAGAGGATGTTCGCCGCCGCGGCAAGTACCTGCTGCTCGATTTCGAGGGAGGCACCTTGATCGCCCATCTCGGCATGTCGGGGAGTTTCCGTATCTGCGAGCCGAACCTTCCGCCGCGCAAGCACGATCACGCCGATCTGGTGTTCGAAGGCGCCGTCTGCCTGCGCTACCACGACCCGCGGCGCTTTGGCTGTCTGCTGTGGACCGCGGATCCTCCGGAGCGGCACCCGCTGCTGGCCGAGCTCGGTCCGGAACCCTTGGAGGGCGAATTCGACGGCGCACACCTGCACCGCCTCGCCGCGGGACGCAACACGGCGGTCAAGTCCTTCATCATGGATAGCCATGTCGTGGTCGGGGTGGGCAATATCTACGCCAACGAAGCCTTATTCCTGGCCGGCATCCACCCCGGGCGCTCCGCCGGAAAAATCGGCCTCGCACGCTACCGGAACCTGGCGGGCCGCATCGCCGAGGTGCTGGCGGCGTCCATCGAACAGGGCGGCACGACCTTGCGGGATTTCGTCAACGAATCCGGCGCGCCGGGCTATTTCCAGCAGGTCCTGCGGGTCTATGACCGCGCCGGCCAGCCTTGCCGGGTTTGCGGTGAGCCGATCCGCTGCATCCGCCTCGGGCAGCGCGCGACTTATTACTGTCCACGCTGCCAGCGTTGA
- a CDS encoding DUF58 domain-containing protein: MSSVPHPASPSADLVRPSLAGLIRLNHPASGIGLYRIAVKAVESGGYLSRFKARGMEFAESRPYAPGDDVRNLDWRVTARTGRTHTKLFREERERPVMLSVDYRAAMWFATRGAFKSVRVAQLAALLAWSASHHGDRVGGQVFSEQGCSEFKPEHGQRGVLRLIRQLADAQAPALPAAASEAVPATAMKRLQQHVRPGTLVFVLSDFRGFDTAAQTALGALTRHSSVVPVFVYDPLEAGLPESGRFRVSDTVRELAFDAGHRSAERWREKFEARRGELERFARGHGMRWLVCSTADDPLAFLQRALRASSKTR, encoded by the coding sequence ATGAGTAGTGTTCCGCATCCGGCGAGCCCTTCCGCCGACCTGGTCCGTCCCTCGCTGGCCGGGCTGATCCGCCTGAACCATCCGGCCTCCGGCATCGGCCTTTACCGGATCGCCGTGAAGGCGGTGGAGAGCGGCGGCTACCTGTCGCGTTTCAAGGCCCGCGGCATGGAGTTCGCGGAATCCCGGCCCTACGCCCCGGGAGACGACGTCCGCAACCTGGACTGGCGGGTCACGGCGCGGACGGGCCGGACCCACACCAAGCTGTTCCGGGAAGAGCGTGAGCGGCCGGTGATGTTGTCGGTGGACTACCGCGCCGCGATGTGGTTCGCCACCCGCGGAGCGTTCAAATCGGTACGCGTCGCCCAGCTCGCCGCGCTCCTGGCCTGGAGCGCCAGCCACCACGGCGACCGGGTGGGCGGCCAGGTGTTTTCCGAGCAAGGCTGCAGCGAATTCAAGCCCGAGCACGGCCAGCGCGGGGTGCTGCGCCTCATCCGGCAGCTGGCGGACGCGCAGGCCCCGGCGCTGCCGGCAGCGGCGTCCGAAGCCGTGCCGGCCACGGCCATGAAACGCCTGCAGCAGCACGTGAGGCCGGGGACTTTGGTGTTCGTGCTCAGCGATTTCCGCGGCTTCGACACCGCCGCGCAGACCGCACTGGGCGCCCTGACGCGGCATTCCTCGGTGGTGCCGGTGTTCGTGTACGATCCGCTGGAGGCGGGATTGCCGGAATCCGGCCGTTTCCGGGTCAGTGACACCGTCCGGGAACTGGCATTCGACGCCGGCCACCGCAGCGCCGAGCGCTGGCGCGAAAAGTTCGAAGCCCGCCGCGGCGAGCTGGAGCGTTTCGCCCGCGGCCACGGCATGCGCTGGCTCGTATGTTCCACTGCGGACGATCCGTTGGCTTTCCTCCAGCGGGCGCTCCGCGCCTCGTCGAAAACACGCTGA
- a CDS encoding ABC transporter ATP-binding protein translates to MTSLIQVQELYRYYGDHCAVNNVSFTLEKGEILGFLGPNGAGKSSTMQMICGNLAPTSGQILINGIDILDQPREAKRELGYLPEIPPVYRDLTVDEYLEFCARLHGISRDRMRRAVDTAKERCGLTEVGPRLINNLSKGYQQRVGIAQAIVHMPAVIVLDEPTVGLDPIQIREIRELIRELGQEHGVILSTHILPEVQESCTHVQIIHKGKLVLNGTIASLEQRMRASSLLVATRDPADLRQLYSLEGVQSIEDTGHNRYRIFHDKDKDPAVRVAEVVVGAGWGLAELVPERRSMEQIFIDITQTDPQGEEQAA, encoded by the coding sequence ATGACGAGCCTGATTCAAGTTCAAGAACTCTATAGGTATTACGGCGATCATTGCGCCGTGAACAACGTGAGCTTTACGCTGGAAAAAGGCGAGATTCTCGGATTTCTCGGCCCCAACGGCGCCGGCAAGTCCTCGACCATGCAGATGATCTGCGGGAACCTCGCTCCGACCTCCGGCCAGATCCTGATCAACGGGATCGATATCCTCGACCAGCCGCGCGAAGCCAAGCGAGAACTCGGCTACCTTCCGGAAATTCCGCCGGTCTACCGGGATCTGACCGTGGACGAATACCTGGAGTTCTGCGCCAGGCTCCACGGGATCAGCCGGGACCGGATGCGGCGGGCGGTCGACACCGCGAAGGAGCGTTGCGGCCTGACCGAGGTGGGGCCGCGCCTCATCAACAACCTGTCGAAGGGTTACCAGCAGCGCGTCGGCATCGCCCAGGCCATCGTGCACATGCCGGCGGTGATCGTGCTGGACGAGCCCACGGTGGGCCTGGACCCGATCCAGATCCGCGAGATCCGCGAGCTGATCCGGGAACTGGGCCAGGAGCACGGGGTGATCCTGTCGACCCACATTCTGCCGGAAGTGCAGGAGTCCTGCACCCACGTCCAGATCATCCACAAGGGCAAGCTGGTGCTCAACGGCACCATCGCCAGCCTGGAGCAGCGGATGCGCGCCTCCAGCCTGCTGGTGGCGACCCGCGACCCGGCCGACTTGCGGCAGCTCTACAGCCTGGAGGGCGTGCAGTCCATCGAGGACACGGGGCACAACCGCTACCGCATCTTCCACGACAAGGACAAGGACCCGGCGGTCCGGGTCGCCGAGGTCGTGGTCGGCGCCGGCTGGGGACTGGCCGAACTGGTGCCGGAGCGGCGCAGCATGGAGCAGATCTTCATCGACATCACCCAAACCGATCCGCAGGGCGAGGAGCAGGCCGCATGA